The Streptomyces sp. NBC_00162 genome window below encodes:
- a CDS encoding glycerophosphodiester phosphodiesterase: MYVRPAAAAAAAFLGFTLTLLGGTASYAATVPGPGPGPGPAGILGNPVVYAHRGASAYAPENTLDAIDLAMRLGFEWVENDVQRTKDGELVVVHDDTLSRTTDVEQVFPDRKPWRVQDFTAAEIALLDAGSWFGQEYTGARVPTLREYLDRVQRNQQRLLLEIKKPELYPGIEQQTLKVLDEAGWLDERHVRQRLVVQSFSAGCVRTVHQLRPDLVTAFLGTPTVADLPQYAQFTDRINPWHTTISAEWVAAVHGLLGAHGKAMEVDTWIVDDATTARKVQAMGVDGIITNAPDVVREAVGGY, from the coding sequence ATGTACGTCCGACCCGCCGCCGCGGCAGCCGCCGCGTTCCTGGGCTTCACCCTCACCCTGCTGGGCGGGACGGCCTCGTACGCCGCCACCGTCCCCGGCCCCGGCCCCGGCCCCGGACCGGCCGGGATCCTGGGGAACCCCGTCGTGTACGCCCACCGGGGGGCCTCGGCCTACGCCCCGGAGAACACCCTCGACGCGATCGACCTGGCGATGCGGCTGGGCTTCGAATGGGTGGAGAACGACGTGCAGCGCACCAAGGACGGCGAGCTCGTGGTCGTCCACGACGACACCCTGTCCCGGACCACGGACGTCGAGCAGGTCTTCCCGGACCGCAAGCCCTGGCGGGTCCAGGACTTCACGGCGGCGGAGATCGCGCTGCTGGACGCGGGCAGCTGGTTCGGGCAGGAGTACACGGGCGCCCGGGTGCCGACCCTGCGCGAGTACCTCGACCGGGTGCAGCGCAACCAGCAGCGGCTGCTGCTGGAGATCAAGAAGCCCGAGCTCTACCCCGGGATCGAGCAGCAGACCCTAAAGGTGCTCGACGAGGCGGGCTGGCTCGACGAGCGCCACGTGCGGCAGCGCCTGGTGGTGCAGAGCTTCAGCGCCGGCTGCGTGCGCACCGTGCACCAACTGCGCCCGGACCTCGTGACGGCCTTCCTGGGCACCCCGACGGTGGCGGACCTGCCGCAGTACGCCCAGTTCACCGACCGGATCAACCCGTGGCACACCACGATCTCGGCCGAGTGGGTCGCGGCGGTGCACGGGCTGCTCGGAGCCCACGGCAAGGCCATGGAGGTGGACACCTGGATCGTGGACGACGCCACCACCGCCCGGAAGGTGCAGGCCATGGGCGTGGACGGGATCATCACCAACGCGCCGGACGTCGTCCGGGAGGCCGTCGGCGGCTACTGA